The Gossypium arboreum isolate Shixiya-1 chromosome 2, ASM2569848v2, whole genome shotgun sequence region TTGAGATAATTAATCTCAATTATGGTGTCCCTTCCAGTGGTCTGCAACAAAGAGGAACATACAATGAGATATTATATGTGAAAATAAACACTGAATTTAAACCGAATTAGAAATTGAAAAACCTTGGAATCCAAATCCTCCCTCGAATCATCACTGTTTAGTGTTTGAGCTTCCATCTTGTCATAACTGCAAATAAATTAAATTCTGGTTCAACTATGTTACTTGGACAACACAGTaagttaaatttcttttttcccaaGATTTCTATGTATTTGGAGGGTCCTTGGAGGATTGTCAAACACAGGTATTTTGAGAAAAAAGAAGAGTCGAAGCAACATAAAAGTTTAATGACACTAAACCACTCACTGATCAGAAAGTAATACGAGCTTAATGAATGGCTAACCTCCAAGGAAGATAATCCATTGCTACGGGAGGAGCAACCTGCTTGGCAACTGTTGCACTTCCATTCGATTTGAAGACAGCATCATAGGCATTTCTCGAGTGATCTTCACTTCCTGTCCTTGATTGAGTTGCTACTTCATCATTAGTTTCATTTAATTTCTCGTTAACAGTATCTGCATAGCAAGCACCTACAGATACTTAACTTCATGTTTCGAACCGACCAAATAAAAAAAGTggcaaattttcaattttgaaaCATCCATTATCATTCTTTCCAGGAATGTACTAGCGTATTGAGGAAATACTAACAGCTGCTATTTATCTACTGAAACTTACACTCGATTGCATCCAAATCTCCATTCTGAACAAATCTCACAACTTTTTCCTCCAAAATTGACATGGCCGGAGATTCTTCAGGCATGAAACTACTATCATCAGAATTCTGGTCCAGATTAACACTCAAACTCCCAGAATAGTTTTCCTCGAACGGGAGCAAAGTTGATGCGGAAACATCTTCAAGCACAGTGCTTTCCATTTCCATTTGATCTCCTGAAGTATACACTGTAGTTTCCCTCATGCAATTATGGTTATCGGAATCAATATCCTCTGCAACCAACTTATTCTCCGTGTTGAAAACTTTGGTTGACAAAGGAACAACTTCGATTGCATTCTCCCTCTTTAGATATTGACCTTCAAAACAATAGAAACAGGTTACCACCAACACTAAAGTTTGATTAAAGCGAGAGGGTTCATGCATTGGTAAAGAAATTTATATTGACCTTCAAAAGTATCTTCCGAATCACTGTTGGCATTGTGCTTTTGAACTACACTTGTATCTGCAATAAGTCCATCGGTTTCTGGTGAGCTCGAAAGAAGCTTTTGGATAAGCTTGTATCCTCTCCTTCGAACAATGTTAGCCAGATCATTCCTAAAGAGGAACAATTAAGCAACAAGGTTTAAACTTGGTTCCTTTCATTTCAATCATTAGTAATTTAGAAACATATATATCTCCAAAATAAAAACTTGGTGTGATTCAAGGCCAAAAGGTTTAAACCTTTTTCATACAAACCCCCCAATTTCCCTAACAAATTAAATAACAGACAAAAACTTGATCTTAATCAAGACCAAAAGGTTAAACTTTTCATACAAACCCCAAATTTCCCTAACAATTCAAATAACAAATCAGAACTTTGGTCTTAATCAAGGCTAAAAAGCTTACATTTTTCATTCAAACCCACAATTTCCATAACAATTCAAATAAACAATCACAACTTGGTTTTATTCAAAGCCAAAGTTCAAACTTTTTTCATACAAACCCCACAATTTCCCTAACAATTAAGACCAAAAGGTTAAACATTTCATACAAACCCCCCAATTTCCCTAACAAATCAGAACTTGGTCTCAATCAAGGCCAAAAGGTTTAAACTTTTTTCATACAAACCCTCAATTTCCTTCACAATCCAAATAAACAATCAAATTTTGGTTTCAATCAAAGCCAAAGTTTGAACTTTTAATACAACCCACAATTTCCTTCACGATTCAAATAAACAATCAGGACTTTGTTTCAAGGCCAAAAGGTTAAACTTTTTCATACAAACCCCTAATTTCCCTAACAATTCAAATGAACCCTTTTCAAatgaaacaaaataaattaacaaAAACTATGAATTTTCAACAGTAAAATCACCTTCCATGCTGAGAAAGTTCTTTGAAGGAAGGAACATGACCCTCTGGAAGCCCAACCTCAGCTACAAATTCCCTTATATCATTACACAGTTCCTCATTACTCTTTACCTTTCTTCCACTCCTAATTCAAAGAAACAAATAACAAAACCAATGAGGAAACTAAAAACGCAATTGAaccattaataaaaataaaaaaaactttatACAAAAAAGTACAAACCTAGGTCTTTTAATAGAAAAGGCACATATTTTTAAGCTTCTTCTAGGTCTAAATTCATGGGTTTTCCAGCTTATCCATTGTTGTGGCTTTGATGAGAAGATGGGTTTATGAGAAGAGAAGGAAATGAAAGTTGGAAATTGAAACAAAGCTGCCATTGTGAGTGAAACCTTGTTGTAGCATTGAATACTTTATTATCGTTCTATAATGTTTTCATGTCAGACAAAGCAGTCTTAGATTTGGGATACACAGgctttataatatataattaatgatTTCAGGTTTGAGGCTTGCCGAAAACAAGGTGGTGGGTTGCTGGTGTTTTACAAGATTTTTTAGTTTAATAGTATCAATAGAGTTATTTTAAACTGTCAATTTGATGATTTTGTTGAAATGAAATGTCAGTAAAACATTATCTTTAAGATTTTTTTGTTCCAGTTTTTTCTGTGTTTTCCTTTTAGATAACTTTGAACAAGTATTGTCATTTGGAAGGCCCAAAAGGGAGGGTTTTTCTTGCCAAAATAGCCCACAAAGTTGTTTCCAATGCTGGGTTTTGAAGACAAATTGAGTAGCATAAAAGAAACATATTTAAAAGAtgatcttgtttttttttttttttaatttctcaaaGTATCTATCAGAGCGAGTCTAATAAATTAATTATGCACATTCTATAAACCGTCAAGAGGTAAATATTGACCACGAGTTTTAAAATTATTCCATACCCAATGCGAGGATCAAACCCTCGACTACTGGTTAATGTAAAGGAGACTTTTCCCATTTTACCAACTCTCGTGCTTTGAAATTTCATTTCACTTGTTTTGaagtttatataatattttttttataaattatgtaaactttatactataaaatattaaaagatatattaatttatttatgtttagaaatttagcaaataaataaatgtagacaaatataaacaaatttaaattaactatttataaatatgaacatattttagtttttaagtCGAGTTGATATTGaacaattatatataatattgatGGAGGAAAGGCTTCTATTTTTTGACCAACCTTCTCGAA contains the following coding sequences:
- the LOC108460698 gene encoding protein PTST homolog 3, chloroplastic isoform X1, giving the protein MAALFQFPTFISFSSHKPIFSSKPQQWISWKTHEFRPRRSLKICAFSIKRPRSGRKVKSNEELCNDIREFVAEVGLPEGHVPSFKELSQHGRNDLANIVRRRGYKLIQKLLSSSPETDGLIADTSVVQKHNANSDSEDTFEGQYLKRENAIEVVPLSTKVFNTENKLVAEDIDSDNHNCMRETTVYTSGDQMEMESTVLEDVSASTLLPFEENYSGSLSVNLDQNSDDSSFMPEESPAMSILEEKVVRFVQNGDLDAIEYTVNEKLNETNDEVATQSRTGSEDHSRNAYDAVFKSNGSATVAKQVAPPVAMDYLPWSYDKMEAQTLNSDDSREDLDSKTTGRDTIIEINYLKFLLVYNFNHQKELELSLLKEQIEKEKIALASMQNKAETEIQKAQKLVSEKDAELLAAEESLLGLQEVQLEYTGDGEIVEVSGSFNGWHHRIKLDPKPSSTTKTPLESSKSKIWSTVLWLYPGVYEIKFVVDGQWTLDPQRESTTSSRICNNILRVDR
- the LOC108460698 gene encoding protein PTST homolog 3, chloroplastic isoform X2, with translation MAALFQFPTFISFSSHKPIFSSKPQQWISWKTHEFRPRRSLKICAFSIKRPRSGRKVKSNEELCNDIREFVAEVGLPEGHVPSFKELSQHGRNDLANIVRRRGYKLIQKLLSSSPETDGLIADTSVVQKHNANSDSEDTFEGQYLKRENAIEVVPLSTKVFNTENKLVAEDIDSDNHNCMRETTVYTSGDQMEMESTVLEDVSASTLLPFEENYSGSLSVNLDQNSDDSSFMPEESPAMSILEEKVVRFVQNGDLDAIEYTVNEKLNETNDEVATQSRTGSEDHSRNAYDAVFKSNGSATVAKQVAPPVAMDYLPWSYDKMEAQTLNSDDSREDLDSKTTGRDTIIEINYLKFLLHQKELELSLLKEQIEKEKIALASMQNKAETEIQKAQKLVSEKDAELLAAEESLLGLQEVQLEYTGDGEIVEVSGSFNGWHHRIKLDPKPSSTTKTPLESSKSKIWSTVLWLYPGVYEIKFVVDGQWTLDPQRESTTSSRICNNILRVDR